Proteins encoded by one window of Planktothrix tepida PCC 9214:
- a CDS encoding response regulator transcription factor — protein MTTVMIVDDSISLREMIADMLRKSGVEVISAGDGMEALEKIEQVKHLDLVVLDIVMPNMNGYELCRHIKKHPKTQNVPVVMCSSKSEEFDRYWGIKQGADAYISKPFHPQELMSTIKQLLRK, from the coding sequence ATGACTACAGTCATGATTGTCGATGATAGCATCTCCCTCCGAGAGATGATTGCAGATATGTTGCGTAAAAGTGGCGTGGAGGTAATCTCAGCGGGAGATGGGATGGAAGCCTTAGAAAAAATTGAACAAGTCAAGCATCTGGATTTGGTGGTGTTAGATATTGTCATGCCGAATATGAATGGCTATGAACTTTGCCGCCATATTAAAAAACACCCCAAAACCCAGAATGTCCCTGTAGTAATGTGTTCGAGTAAAAGCGAGGAATTTGATCGCTATTGGGGAATTAAACAGGGGGCTGATGCTTATATCTCAAAACCCTTCCATCCCCAAGAACTCATGAGTACAATCAAACAACTTCTACGCAAGTAA